A window of the Acidovorax sp. YS12 genome harbors these coding sequences:
- a CDS encoding DUF3742 family protein gives MNTTARISTAERLGRAFGRGWRAYARGERRASNWLVSKGVPQVGAGVLLWVVKLAVLGVLLYVAFWFALVLLGVAAAGWAAAANTSDDGEWPFTDLTELRKTPGYDPNLYNDTSHELYTDD, from the coding sequence ATGAACACGACAGCCCGCATCAGCACCGCAGAACGCCTCGGCCGCGCCTTTGGCCGGGGATGGCGTGCCTATGCGCGTGGCGAACGGAGGGCGTCGAACTGGCTGGTTTCCAAGGGCGTGCCGCAGGTTGGTGCCGGCGTGCTGCTGTGGGTGGTCAAGCTGGCTGTGCTCGGGGTGCTGCTCTACGTTGCTTTCTGGTTCGCACTCGTGCTGCTGGGCGTGGCAGCTGCGGGATGGGCGGCTGCTGCCAATACCTCGGATGACGGCGAGTGGCCCTTCACCGACCTGACCGAGTTGCGTAAAACGCCGGGCTACGATCCCAATCTGTACAACGACACGTCGCACGAGTTGTACACAGACGACTGA
- a CDS encoding RES family NAD+ phosphorylase translates to MSRELPSFQIDAGELLQHVSRVVYRGSPLFYGRSSTNRYDDPARAYGVLYLGRDLPTALMESVFHKHQWLADTQRSIALKEVQARMVRAVGVLDHALLADLTAPGVMAGYFGLNLEQLASRDYTHTQQVSAQVHAVLGNDGQPLFDGVLYPSRNNYPAKSIALFERAGAKVSVIGDIDLADHVDWPRFVAAYRIGVEPDPGPVEPDDEES, encoded by the coding sequence ATGAGCCGTGAGCTGCCATCGTTCCAGATTGACGCCGGCGAACTGCTCCAGCACGTGAGCCGTGTCGTCTATCGAGGCAGTCCGCTGTTCTATGGCCGCAGTAGCACGAATCGCTACGATGATCCGGCGCGGGCCTATGGCGTGCTCTACCTGGGGCGCGACCTGCCCACGGCGCTGATGGAGTCAGTGTTTCACAAGCACCAGTGGCTTGCGGACACGCAACGCTCGATCGCGCTGAAAGAAGTCCAGGCCCGGATGGTGCGCGCAGTAGGCGTGCTGGACCATGCGCTCCTGGCCGACCTCACGGCGCCGGGCGTCATGGCGGGCTACTTCGGCCTGAACCTGGAGCAGTTGGCCAGCCGCGACTACACGCACACGCAGCAGGTGTCCGCCCAGGTGCATGCGGTGCTCGGAAACGATGGCCAGCCGCTGTTCGACGGGGTGCTCTACCCGTCGCGCAACAACTATCCCGCCAAGAGCATCGCCCTGTTCGAGCGGGCGGGAGCGAAGGTCAGCGTCATCGGGGACATCGACCTGGCTGACCATGTGGACTGGCCGCGTTTCGTTGCTGCCTACCGCATCGGCGTGGAGCCCGACCCCGGCCCAGTAGAACCGGATGACGAAGAATCCTGA